GCAATCGACCGGCAACGCGCGGGGTACCGCGTGCGCGACGGGCCACTTCACGCGCGCCGTCCTCGGCGATAGCAAGGCCGAGCAGGCGGGCCGCCCGGGTAACGACGAGGAGCAGTTCCTCAACGGTATAGAAATTGAGCCGCACCGGGATCCCGAAACGATCACGCAGCGGCGTGGTCAACAGTCCCTGCCGCGTGGTCGCGCCGACAAGGGTAAAGGCGGGCAGATCAATCCGCACCGAGCGCGCCGATGGCCCCTCGCCGATAATGATATCGAGCGCGCGGTCCTCCATGGCGGGGTAGAGCACTTCTTCGACTACCGGATTAAGGCGATGGATCTCGTCGATAAACAGCACGTCGCCTTCTTCGAGATTGGTCAGGAGCGCCGCCAGATCGCCCGCCTTGGCAATCACCGGGCCGGAAGTCGCACGAAAGCCGACGCCCATTTCCTTGGCGACAATCTGGGCGAGGGTGGTTTTGCCCAGCCCCGGTGGACCGAAAAACAGCACATGATCCAGCGCCTCACCGCGCGCTTTGGCGGCCTCGATAAACACCTGCAAATTCGCCCGCGCCGCCTCCTGCCCGATAAACTCGGACAGGCTTTTGGGGCGTAGGGCGGCGTCGGCATCTTCTGTGGCACGCTCGGCGGAGATCAGGCGGTCTTCAGCTTCCATGGCCTTCACCTAGACAATATGGCCATGTGGTGAAAGCGGGAATTGGGTCGGGAATGTCCGCAAGGCTAATTAGCAAACTGCCGCTTAGCATCCATGGCGTCATGGAGTATGCGCAGTATCAACACCTGCTCAGCCTCAATGCGATAAAAGATGCGGTGGCGGCGATGGGTTAGACAGCGCATGTTTTTGCCCAGTTCTGTCGCGGGTTGACCGGATCGGGGATAGTCCTGCAATTGAGCAAATGCTTCCTTAAATCCGTGCATATAGCTTTGCGCAGCATCTTCGCCGAATTGCTCTATGCTGTAATCGTCGATTTCGTCCAAATCCGCTATGGCGGCGTTCGCGAATTCAACCAAGGCCATGGCGCTGTTTCCGCCGCGCTATCACATTCTCGATGACCGTTTCGGGCGTTTCATCGCTTACCCCCGAATCCAGCCCAATCTGAATCTGCTCGCGCAGCCATTCAGTTTCGGCATTGATGCTGTCCTGATCGCGGCGGATGATATCGCGGATATAGTCGCTGGCCGAGGCATAACGGCCTTCGGCAACACGGCTGTCAATCCACTCTTTCAGGGCGGGCGGGATGGAGACGTTTAGCTGAGTCATAGGTTTACTATAGAGAATTATAGGAAATTGTCGAATAAATATAGAACTTACGGTTAGCGTCCGACCTTTTTCAGCGCCAGCTTTACCAGGCCATCCAGATCGCTCGCATCGCCCAATTCCGCCTCTGCTGCGGCAACGGCGCGGGTGGCTTCGACCGGCTTGAAGCCGAGATTGGTAAGAGCCGAGACCGCATCGGCGCTGGCACTGCCTGCGGGAGCGGTGCCGACTGCACCCGTGCTGCCCAGATCAACGCCACCCATCTTGTCTTTCAGTTCATTGACGATGCGCTTGGCGAGTTTCGGGCCAACGCCCTGCGCGCGCGTCACCTGGGTCACATCGCCCTGGGCAATGGCGGTGCCCAGCTCTTCCGGAGTTAGCGCTGTCTGGATCGCCAGCGCGACCTTGCCGCCGACGCCCTGAACGCTGATCAACAGCCGAAAACCATCGCGCTCGGCGGCGCTGGCAAAGCCGATCAGCCGCATATCATTTTCGCTGACCTGCATTTCGGTGTGTACGGTAATGCTGTCACCACGCGCGCCCAGATTGGAGAGGGTGCGGGCTGAAGCATGGACCAGATAGCCGACGCCCTGTACGTCGATTATCGCGGTGTCGCTGTCGACATCGTCAAGTTTTCCGGTGAGTTTGGCGATCATCTTGCCGCTATAGCCGTTCGTGTCGAGCGAAGTAAATCCTCCCCGGGACGGGGAGGGGGACCATCTAAAGGATGGTGGAGGGGCACACTCGTCATGTTCAAGGTTGTGATAATATGCACGATTTCCATTCAGCACGTCTAGAAAACTGAAGACTATCAAGACAGAGTATTATGTTGCCTGTGCCCCTCCACCAGCTTTCGCCAAGGCTACAGCTGGTTCCCCTCCCCCAAAGGGGAGGATTTATCGATGATGCGCATGGGTAATCGCCACTGCCAATGCATCGGCGGCATCGGGGCCGCTGAGGGTCGCGCCGGGAAGCAACACTTTCAGCATCGCCTGTATCTGCGCCTTGTCCGCGCCGCCGGTGCCAACCACCGATTTCTTCACCAGCCGCGCTGCATATTCCGCCACCGGCACCCCGGCCCGCGCCGCGCCGAGTAAGACCACGCCACGGGCTTGGCCCAGTTTCAATGTCGATTGCGGGTTTTTGTTAACGAACACTTCTTCCACCGCCGCTGCATCGGGGCGGTGTTCGAGGATGAGGTCCTGTAAAGCACTGTCCAGATCGAGCAGTCGCGATGCCAAGGGCGCTTTGGCATTGGTCTTTATCTGGCCATTGGCGATATGCGCCAGCCGATTGCCATCTGCCTGAATCAGGCCCCAGCCGGTGGTGCCGAGACCGGGATCAAGGCCGAGGATGATCATGATGTCTTCCGTTCGTGTCGAGCGAAGTCGAGACACAGCTCTCTGTTCGCAATGGCCTCTCGACTACGCTGGAGGCGAACGGCTGTTGGCACCGTTAGGCCCCCAATTTCTCCATCACCTCGTCGGAAACATCATAATTGCCCCAGACGGTCTGCACATCGTCATCATCATCGAGAATGTCGATCAATTTCAGCAGTGTCTGCGCTTCGCTTTCGCCCACTTCTACCCTCGTGTGCGGACGCCAGGCCAGTTTCACGCTTTCCGCCTCGCCCAGTGCCTTTTCCAGCGCGCCGGCGACTTCGTGCAGATCATCCATGCTGGTCCAGATGTCATGGCCATCTTCGGACGATTCAATATCTTCCGCGCCCGCTTCCATCGCAGCTTCGAGAACCTTTTCCTCATCGCCGGCACTGCCGGGATAGGAGATCAGGCCGAGCCGATCAAAGCCATGCGCGACCGAGCCGGCCGAGCCCATATTGCCGCCATTTTTCGAGAAGGCGGTGCGCACGCTGGTGACGGTGCGGTTGCGATTGTCAGTGAGTGCCTCAACGATCAGCGACACGCCGCCCGGGCCAAAGCCCTCATAGCGGATTTCCTCATAATCATCGCCTTCGCCAGCGGTGGCCTTGTCGATGGCGCGCTGGATATTGTCCTTGGGCATGGACTGCGATTTGGCATTGTTCACTGCCAGCCGCAGACGCGGGTTCATATCCGGATCGGGCATGCCCATCTTCGCCGCCACGGTAATCTCGCGGCTGAGCTTGGAAAACATAGCCGAGCGCTTCTTGTCCTGCGCGCCCTTGCGATGCATGATATTTTTGAATTTGGAATGGCCTGCCATTTTAGTCTTTTCGCTTCAATATTTCAGATATCAGAATGGAACCGCGCAATAGCGGCAAAATTGCGGTGCTGCAATCACTCGACGGGTTATAGCCGCTCCGCCGTCACCGCCGTACCGGTCGCCGAGACCATCAGCATAGAGCCGTTCTGGCCGACCACCTCATAATCGAGATCAATGCCGACAACCGCATTGGCGCCCATATCGGCAGCGCGCTCCTGAATTTCGGCCATGGCTTCAGCGCGTGCGCGTTCAAGGACATTTTCATAAGAGCCCGAGCGCCCGCCCACCATATCGCGGATATTGGCAAACAGATCGCGGAACAGATTGGCCCCGACAATCACCTCGCCGGTGACGACGTTGAGGTATTCGGTGATGCGATAACCTTCCAGCGAAGGCGTAGTGCTGATCAGCAGCTTTTTATACATGGCCTTTCCTCCCTCTTCGATTGCCCCGCAACCATAGCAAAGCGGCTCGCTTGCGGCCATCATTGTAAGGGTTCAAACTACTCCAGACCCAGCGCAGATTTATAGGTGTCGAGCACGGCTTCCATTTCCTGCCGGTCATGCGTTTCCATTTTGCGCAGACGCACGATCTGGCGCATGATTTTGGGGTCATAGCCCTGCGATTTAGCTTCGGCATAAACATCGCGAATATCATCGGCGATGCCCTTTTTCTCTTCCTCAAGCCGCTCAACCCGCTCAATAAACAGGCGCAACTGGTCCGCGGCGACATTGCCTTCGCTCATTTCTTATCTCCTGCAAGAACAAGTCCGTGTTGCTATGCCAGCGGCCATGATTCGACCATTGGCTTGAGCGCGCTTTGCACAGATTTATCTTTCATTGCGTCGCTATTGGTGTTGATCGACAAACATACGAATGTGTCACGCTATTGACATGACGGGCTGACAGATATTCGCTAGCGCAGCGCACAAACCGGATTTTGAGGGGGCTGGATGACACAGGCTAAGACGGACAGCGCATCGGTCAGCGGCAAGCGGGCCGGGCGGCGCCATCGCAAGGTTAAGATCCTCGCCACATTGGGTCCGGCCAGCAACAGCCGCGATATGATCGAAGCGCTGTTTCGCGCCGGCGCCGATGCCTTTCGGATCAATATGAGCCATGGTGAGCATGAAGGCCATGCCGCAGCGATCGCGCATATCCGCAAGCTGGAGCAGAAGCTGCGCCGCCCGATCACCATATTATGCGATCTGCAGGGGCCAAAGCTGCGGGTTGGTAAATTTGCCGGGGGCGAGGCGATTATCCGCCATGGCAGCCACTTCACCCTGGACCGCGATGAGACACCCGGCGATGAAAACCGTGTCTGCCTGCCGCATCCCGAGCTGTTCGGGATATTGGAGAAGGGTGACCGGCTGCTGCTCGATGACGGTAAGCTGCGGCTGCGGGTCATCCGCGCCGACAAGGATGCTATTCTGACGAGTGCAGAGGTCGGTGGCAAGATATCCGACCGCAAGGGGCTGAACATTCCCGATGCGGTGATCCCGCTCGCGGCGCTGACCGAAAAAGACCGCAAGGATATGGCTTTTGCGCTCGATCAGGGCGCAGACTGGATCGCGCTCAGCTTTGTCCAGCGCCCTGAAGATGTTGCCGAAGCGCGGCGGCTGATTGATGGCCGCGCCGCGCTGATTGCGAAAATTGAAAAGCCGAGCGCGGTTAACCGGCTTGATGAAATACTGGAACTGTCCGATGCGGTGATGGTCGCGCGCGGCGATCTGGGCGTCGAAATGGCGCCCGAAGAAGTGCCGCCCTTGCAAAAGAATATCGTCGCGGCCGCACGGCGCTCTGGCAAGCCGGTGGTGGTGGCGACGCAGATGCTGGAGTCGATGATCACCGCGCCAACGCCGACCCGCGCCGAGGTTTCCGATGTGGCTACGGCGGTCTATGACGGTGCTGATGCGGTGATGCTGTCGGCGGAAACGGCAGCGGGCGAATGGCCGGTCGAATCGGTATCGATCATGGACCGTATTGCCGCGCATGTAGAGGGCGATCCGGGCTATCATGAGCGGGTCCACCTCACCGAAACCCTGCCCGATGCCACCACCGCCGACGCACTGGCGGCGTCCTGTGCACAGATTGCCGAGACTGTCAGTACATCGGCGATCGTCTGCTTTACCGGCTCGGGCTCCACCGCCCGCCGGGTTACGCGCGAGCGGCCCCTTGCACCGGTCCTGGTGCTGACCCCCACACGTGCCACGGCGCGACGGCTAGGCCTGTTATGGGGCGCACATGCCGTTGTGACCAAAGATATCGGCAGCTTTGAGGAAATGATAGGCAAGGGCAAGCGCATGGCGCTGCGCCATGGCTTCGGCCAGGCAGGAGATCGCTGCATAGCGCTGGCCGGGGTACCCTTTGGCACACCGGGTTCAACCAATGTGCTGCATATCGTCACCCTTACAGGCGATGAGCTTAAAGGCTATGAGCGCTAGGGTCAGGCCCCTAGAAACAGCGCGATGTTGTGAAACCGGTTCAAATTTTGTGCGTCGACAGCTAACAGGCGGGAGATATGTTCGCCATTGCCCGTCACTATCTATGCACTCTCTTTTGCCTCGCCATTCTGGCCTTTTTGTCGCCTTCGATAGCAGAAGCACAGATCATCTATCAGGATGACTTTGAGGATGGTGCCAGTGGTTGGAGCAACAACAGTACCGAAACCCACCCCAATTTCTCGCGCTATCTTGGCCGGTTTGACAATAGCCCGAACCAGACATCGCGTACGTTCACCGTGCCGGATGGATCGCAATCGCTGGTCATCGCCTTCGATTTCTACCGTTTCGATAGCTGGGATAATACCTCGCGCTGGGGTTTTGACCGCTTCCAGATCGACATTGATGGCAACCAAATTTTCTCGCTGCCGTTAACGCCTAATCCCCCCAGCCTGACCGGCAGCAACGGCAATGTCTCCTGGGTTTTCCAGCCCGTAGGCCCCTATAGCAATCAGGCCTATGGCCGCTGGCAGGATCAGCGGTTTCGCGTGACGATCACCATTGCCAATCCGCCCACAACGGTCGCCTTTACCCTGCGTACTGCGATCAATCAGGGGGGTAATGATGAATCGGGCGGGTTTGACAATATGCTGGTCGAGGCGATTCCGTTTCCTGCCGATGTAAATGTTACCAAGACCTCGGCGCTTGATCCGACCGCATCCTATCGCCTGCCCGGCGAGGCGGTGATCTATACTATAGAAGTAACCAGCGAGGGCGGGCCGCTGGATAGCGATACATTGCGGATTACCGACTTTCTGCCACCGGAAATAACCATGTTCACTGGCAACTTTGACGGCGCTGGTAACCCGGTATCATTCACCGACTTGTCCTCACCACCTTCCGGGATTACTTGCTGCACCAGCGCCAATCTGTCTTACTCTGACGACAGCACACCGCCGCTGACTTTCAACTATGCTCCCAATGGTGGCGAAGACCCCAATGTGACAGGGTTGGAGATTGCACCCAGCGGCCAGCTTAGACAGGGAACCACCAGCCCGGTTCGCCTGCGTTTTCAGTTGCGCGGCGTTATCAAGTGAGTACTGATCTGCGCAATGAAGAGATTGAGGCTAACGCCTGCCTAGCAAATCATGGCTTTCCAGTTCAGCCCGCAGGGCATCGGCATTTTGGAATTGATGCCCGACAAAGCCGCAGGCGCGGGCACTGTCGACATTGTCCTGACGGTCATCAATGAACAGCGTTGCCGACGGATCGACCTTAAAGCGGCGTTGAGCCAATTGGTAGATACGCGGATCGGGCTTCATCATTTTCTCTGCGCCGGAAACGATAATGTCGCCGAACAGATCAAATATTGGTGCTGTTGGACGGAACATGGCCCAGAATTCAACGCCGAAATTGGTGATACCGAAAATTGGCACCTCACGTGCATGAAGTTCTTCCACCAATGCCAGCGACCCTGGCACC
The sequence above is drawn from the Parasphingorhabdus sp. SCSIO 66989 genome and encodes:
- the ruvB gene encoding Holliday junction branch migration DNA helicase RuvB; this translates as MEAEDRLISAERATEDADAALRPKSLSEFIGQEAARANLQVFIEAAKARGEALDHVLFFGPPGLGKTTLAQIVAKEMGVGFRATSGPVIAKAGDLAALLTNLEEGDVLFIDEIHRLNPVVEEVLYPAMEDRALDIIIGEGPSARSVRIDLPAFTLVGATTRQGLLTTPLRDRFGIPVRLNFYTVEELLLVVTRAARLLGLAIAEDGAREVARRARGTPRVAGRLLRRVRDFANVAGAETVDAKTADAALTRLEVDALGLDAMDRRYLTMIADIYKGGPVGVETLAAGLSEPRDTIEDVIEPYLIQLGLIARTARGRQLNDRGWKHLGLTPPAGTVDGDLFSE
- a CDS encoding type II toxin-antitoxin system RelE/ParE family toxin, which encodes MALVEFANAAIADLDEIDDYSIEQFGEDAAQSYMHGFKEAFAQLQDYPRSGQPATELGKNMRCLTHRRHRIFYRIEAEQVLILRILHDAMDAKRQFAN
- a CDS encoding type II toxin-antitoxin system ParD family antitoxin; protein product: MTQLNVSIPPALKEWIDSRVAEGRYASASDYIRDIIRRDQDSINAETEWLREQIQIGLDSGVSDETPETVIENVIARRKQRHGLG
- the ruvA gene encoding Holliday junction branch migration protein RuvA, with the translated sequence MIAKLTGKLDDVDSDTAIIDVQGVGYLVHASARTLSNLGARGDSITVHTEMQVSENDMRLIGFASAAERDGFRLLISVQGVGGKVALAIQTALTPEELGTAIAQGDVTQVTRAQGVGPKLAKRIVNELKDKMGGVDLGSTGAVGTAPAGSASADAVSALTNLGFKPVEATRAVAAAEAELGDASDLDGLVKLALKKVGR
- the ruvC gene encoding crossover junction endodeoxyribonuclease RuvC, whose translation is MIILGLDPGLGTTGWGLIQADGNRLAHIANGQIKTNAKAPLASRLLDLDSALQDLILEHRPDAAAVEEVFVNKNPQSTLKLGQARGVVLLGAARAGVPVAEYAARLVKKSVVGTGGADKAQIQAMLKVLLPGATLSGPDAADALAVAITHAHHR
- a CDS encoding YebC/PmpR family DNA-binding transcriptional regulator, encoding MAGHSKFKNIMHRKGAQDKKRSAMFSKLSREITVAAKMGMPDPDMNPRLRLAVNNAKSQSMPKDNIQRAIDKATAGEGDDYEEIRYEGFGPGGVSLIVEALTDNRNRTVTSVRTAFSKNGGNMGSAGSVAHGFDRLGLISYPGSAGDEEKVLEAAMEAGAEDIESSEDGHDIWTSMDDLHEVAGALEKALGEAESVKLAWRPHTRVEVGESEAQTLLKLIDILDDDDDVQTVWGNYDVSDEVMEKLGA
- a CDS encoding heavy metal-binding domain-containing protein, coding for MYKKLLISTTPSLEGYRITEYLNVVTGEVIVGANLFRDLFANIRDMVGGRSGSYENVLERARAEAMAEIQERAADMGANAVVGIDLDYEVVGQNGSMLMVSATGTAVTAERL
- a CDS encoding DUF2312 domain-containing protein, which translates into the protein MSEGNVAADQLRLFIERVERLEEEKKGIADDIRDVYAEAKSQGYDPKIMRQIVRLRKMETHDRQEMEAVLDTYKSALGLE
- the pyk gene encoding pyruvate kinase; this encodes MTQAKTDSASVSGKRAGRRHRKVKILATLGPASNSRDMIEALFRAGADAFRINMSHGEHEGHAAAIAHIRKLEQKLRRPITILCDLQGPKLRVGKFAGGEAIIRHGSHFTLDRDETPGDENRVCLPHPELFGILEKGDRLLLDDGKLRLRVIRADKDAILTSAEVGGKISDRKGLNIPDAVIPLAALTEKDRKDMAFALDQGADWIALSFVQRPEDVAEARRLIDGRAALIAKIEKPSAVNRLDEILELSDAVMVARGDLGVEMAPEEVPPLQKNIVAAARRSGKPVVVATQMLESMITAPTPTRAEVSDVATAVYDGADAVMLSAETAAGEWPVESVSIMDRIAAHVEGDPGYHERVHLTETLPDATTADALAASCAQIAETVSTSAIVCFTGSGSTARRVTRERPLAPVLVLTPTRATARRLGLLWGAHAVVTKDIGSFEEMIGKGKRMALRHGFGQAGDRCIALAGVPFGTPGSTNVLHIVTLTGDELKGYER
- a CDS encoding HAD family hydrolase, which produces MTEISNVIFDVGNVLYQWDIRALYGKLIDDPERLDWFLDNVVTLEWHFQHDAGRELAPMVAELVAEWPEERELIEAYVPRWLETIPGPVPGSLALVEELHAREVPIFGITNFGVEFWAMFRPTAPIFDLFGDIIVSGAEKMMKPDPRIYQLAQRRFKVDPSATLFIDDRQDNVDSARACGFVGHQFQNADALRAELESHDLLGRR